In Amblyraja radiata isolate CabotCenter1 unplaced genomic scaffold, sAmbRad1.1.pri scaffold_821_ctg1, whole genome shotgun sequence, a single window of DNA contains:
- the LOC116970386 gene encoding protein HEXIM1-like, with protein sequence MSGPVVSEVTVGDGQPPAVAPGSVAGAQAEPFRDSRGRAPLRPLRGLRGGRNKASRRKEEEGAEEAVGGGGGGGGKRKHRRRPSKKKRRWKPYFKLSWEEKKQLDERESVRAAKTRAEMFAKGFTVAPYNTTQFLMEEHNQEEPDLNTGVCPKRLSKSDETSEEEELEEEDQDSGSDGMGGNGSEFLQKDFSETYEKYHAETLQNMSKQELIREYLELEKCLSRLEDENNRLRCRLEGKKVARGGELIENKLRELEAEIERLRAQNLELQQENEQYKRKKTLSEND encoded by the coding sequence ATGAGCGGGCCGGTGGTTTCGGAGGTGACGGTCGGGGATGGACAGCCGCCCGCTGTTGCCCCGGGCTCGGTGGCCGGAGCGCAGGCCGAGCCATTCCGTGACAGCAGAGGGCGGGCGCCGCTGCGGCCCCTCCGCGGGCTGCGCGGTGGCAGAAACAAGGCGTCCCGGCgcaaggaggaggagggagcGGAGGAGGCGGTTGGcggcggcggaggaggaggaggcaagAGGAAGCACCGGAGGAGGCCGTCGAAGAAGAAGCGGCGCTGGAAGCCGTACTTCAAGCTGTCGTGGGAGGAGAAGAAGCAGCTGGACGAGAGGGAGAGCGTGCGGGCGGCCAAGACCCGCGCCGAGATGTTCGCCAAAGGCTTCACCGTGGCTCCCTACAACACCACCCAGTTCCTGATGGAGGAACACAACCAAGAGGAGCCCGACCTCAACACCGGCGTCTGCCCCAAGCGCCTCAGCAAGTCGGACGAGACGAGCGAGGAGGAAGAGCTGGAGGAGGAGGATCAGGACAGTGGCAGCGACGGCATGGGGGGCAACGGCAGCGAGttcctgcagaaggacttctccgAGACTTACGAGAAGTATCACGCCGAAACCCTGCAGAATATGAGCAAGCAGGAACTGATCCGAGAGTACCTGGAGCTGGAGAAGTGCCTGTCCAGGCTGGAGGACGAGAACAACCGGCTGAGGTGCCGCCTGGAAGGGAAGAAGGTGGCCCGCGGTGGTGAACTGATTGAAAACAAACTACGGGAACTGGAAGCGGAGATTGAAAGACTGCGAGCCCAAAATCTGGAGCTCCAGCAAGAAAACGAACAGTATAAGCGGAAAAAGACACTGTCAGAAAATGACTGA